A stretch of Trichomycterus rosablanca isolate fTriRos1 chromosome 8, fTriRos1.hap1, whole genome shotgun sequence DNA encodes these proteins:
- the ubxn1 gene encoding UBX domain-containing protein 1, with protein sequence MAECTTLESLLEMGFTRNRAEKAVAHTGNQGIERAMDWLMEHENDPDIDEPYVPPAGNVLGASEQQSTSQPDADLDESAEMLIQEEDSKQPMTEEEKKEQIKRLEELMRVKQEERRERERQEEVEREKQRRKQGQDLQHVRQKLQDDEMKKLAEERRREKMEDKMAKQRVKEKIARDREERARKFGGCSSSTSPTSDATPQSPPENQGPPPAKKDYDECRIQIRLLDGSALVAVFKAQEPLAAVRVYVQMNSSDEQPQDFTLLSPYPRRVYTELDMEKPLRELGLVPSAVLVVAKK encoded by the exons ATGGCGGAGTGTACAACGTTAGAAAGCCTCCTGGAGATGGGCTTTACCAGAAACAGAGC TGAGAAGGCTGTAGCACATACTGGCAACCAGGGCATTGAAAGAGCTATGGACTG GTTAATGGAACACGAGAATGACCCAGACATAGACGAGCCCTACGTCCCACCCGCAGGAAATGTTCTAGGTGCATCAGAACAACAGAGCACATCCCAGCCTGATGCTGATCTTGATGAAT CTGCTGAAATGCTAATACAAGAAGAAGATAGCAAACAACCTATGACGGAGGAGGAAAAGAAGGAACAGATTAAAAG GCTTGAGGAGTTGATGAGGGTCAAACAGGAGGAGAGAAGAGAGCGAGAAAGGCAGGAGGAGGTGGAAAGAGAAAAACAGAGGAGGAAACAGGGCCAGGATTTGCAGCATGTGCGACAAAAACTGCAGGATGATGAAATGAAGAAGTTGGCTGAAGAACGTAGGAGAGAGAAAATGGAGGACAAAATGGCCAA ACAGAGGGTTAAAGAAAAGATTGCACGTGACAGAGAAGAAAGAGCACGCAAG TTTGGTGGATGCTCATCAAGTACTTCACCCACTTCTGATGCCACTCCCCAGTCTCCCCCGGAAAACCAAGGTCCACCTCCAGCCAAAAAAGACTATGATGAATGCCGGATACAG ATTCGTCTCCTGGATGGCTCCGCGCTGGTGGCAGTCTTTAAGGCCCAGGAGCCTTTAGCAGCAGTGAGAGTGTATGTGCAGATGAACAGCTCTGATGAACAGCCCCAGGACTTCACTCTTCTGTCACCGTATCCCCGCCGTGTCTACACAGAACTTGATATGGAGAAACCTCTACGTGAACTGG GTTTGGTGCCTTCTGCTGTGCTTGTGGTTGCAAAGAAGTAA